The following are from one region of the Amia ocellicauda isolate fAmiCal2 chromosome 1, fAmiCal2.hap1, whole genome shotgun sequence genome:
- the tnfrsf1a gene encoding tumor necrosis factor receptor superfamily member 1A produces MDRQLKRRSGLEMRRTSAAVLLILLCSSALSGGAAVGAPNHSNQSMSCSEEEFPHDGYCCNKCLPGFKMVKSCDRPRHRTQCQPCAEGTYLALPNYSTTCYKCRKCDTDETELSPCSSNKNRVCGCLHDHYRTEIAFKEFECRPCRVCPKGFIQTQACSLDNDTQCACGPSFYQEGTTGDCLLCTKCNSYKECSHLCRTTPDVTELHKPAPDNTGSQMLTVYVLSTFLVLLMGILVIFLSKTLSKMWKKRRSKTALKSGIHTTTPTKLLSTPPSSPSPGLSDCELPLYPMMAQTAIPTHSQLPDCVPRSTTLSQFLYALIDQVPALRWKELVRRLGVDEREIERAERDQRSFVDAQYCMVRAWSEGGGGREWASASLALPRSLATTLLRTLRDMGLGGAAERLAEQYGIREV; encoded by the exons ATGGACAGGCAGCTCAAGAGGAGGAGTGGTCTGGAGATGAGGAGGACGAGTGCAGCAGTGCTGCTTATTCTG CTGTGTTCCTCTGCCCTGAGTGGAGGTGCTGCAGTGGGAGCCCCCAACCACAGCAACCAGTCCATGTCCTGCAGTGAGGAGGAGTTCCCTCATGATGGATACTGCTGCAATAAATGCCTCCCAG GGTTTAAGATGGTGAAGAGCTGCGACAGGCCTAGGCACAGGACGCAGTGTCAGCCCTGCGCAGAGGGAACCTACCTGGCTCTGCCCAATTACAGCACGACCTGTTATAAGTGCCGCAAGTGTGACACag ACGAGACAGAGCTGTCTCCGTGCAGTTCCAACAAGAACCGGGTGTGTGGGTGCCTGCACGATCACTACAGGACGGAGATTGCCTTTAAGGAGTTCGAGTGCCGGCCCTGCCGCGTCTGTCCCAAGGGCTTCATCCAGACGCAGGCCT GTTCTCTTGACAATGACACCCAGTGTGCATGTGGTCCCAGTTTCTACCAGGAAGGAACTACGGGAGACTGTCTGCTGTGTACCAA GTGCAATTCCTATAAGGAGTGCAGCCACTTGTGCAGAACGACACCTGATGTGACTGAATTACACAAACCTGCGCCTGACAATACAG gctctCAGATGCTCACTGTGTATGTGCTCTCCACCTTCCTGGTCCTGCTGATGGGGATACTGGTCATCTTTCTCTCCAAAACTCTGAGCAAGATGTGGAAGAAGAGACGCAGCAAAACTG cattaAAGAGTGGCATTCATACCACTACACCAACCAAG TTGCTGTCGACCCCCCCATCCTCTCCATCGCCCGGCCTGTCAGACTGTGAGCTCCCTCTCTACCCAATGATGGCTCAGACCGCCATCCCCACCCACAGCCAGCTGCCAGACTGTGTCCCCCGATCCACTACTC tctcccagttcctgtaCGCCCTGATCGACCAGGTGCCGGCGCTGCGCTGGAAGGAGCTGGTGCGGCGGCTGGGTGTGGACGAGCGCGAGATCGAGCGGGCGGAGCGGGACCAGCGCTCGTTCGTGGATGCACAGTATTGCATGGTGCGGGCCTGGAGCGAGGGCGGCGGGGGCCGGGAGTGGGCGTCGGCCTCACTGGCACTGCCCCGCTCGCTGGCCACCACGCTCCTCCGCACACTGAGGGATATGGGGCTGGGGGGGGCGGCTGAACGTCTAGCGGAACAGTACGGTATCAGGGAggtgtga